GCTCGCCGGATCCAGTCAGACGCTCGGGCAGGCGCATGACATCGTCCACATGCTGTTCTGCCAGAATGGGTTGACCGGCGGCGATTCTGCCCACCAGCGGCACGTCGCGGGACTGCATGATGGCCTCGTCGGTCTGTACGTCAGGGAAGGGCACAATCCTTGCGGTTCCCGCAGTCGGCTCAGGCTGGTCCTGGACCAGCTCTATGGCGCGTCCCTTGTTGGCAGTCAGACGAATGTAGCCCAGATCCTGCAGGACCTGAAGCTGGTGCTTGACGGAAGAAGTGCTGCGCAGTCCCGCGTCTCTGCCGATCTCCCTGTAGGAGGGCAGGAATCCGCGCTCTGATAGGTGCCGCTTGATAGCCTCCAACACCCTGGCCTGGCGATCGGTCAGCCTGGGCCTGGAGCCATGATTCGGGCTCTCAGTGCCGGCGGAGTTTTCCCTCGCTTTGTACTTGGCTGAGGTTGAGGCGGTTTCCTGCGAGTCGGCTTTATCAGCGACAGTGGACTGGTTAAGGGAGCTCGTGGCCGTGGACCCTGTAAAGGGGATGGTACTCACGATAGGCTCCTTTCCTGGGAAACTGAACCCAGTCTAACCTGCCTGAAGTGAAAAATCAAACAAATGTTCGAATCAGCCTTGCCAAATGACCATCGCGGTGTCAGAATGAGAACATCTGTTCGATAGAACAAATGTTCGAAAGAGGTGTGCGATGGTTGTTCCTACCTATGCCAGTTCCCGCATGTCTGCGCCGTCGAACCTGTTTTCGACCTGCCTGGCGTCTGTGAGCTCTGTGTTCTCGTCCTTCACGGCCCGTCTTCGTGGAGCTGTCAAGGCCTGTCCGCCCAATCAGGGTTTTCTGGGTGTCATCGTGCGCAGATTCGGGGTTTTCCTAGCCGTCGGCGCTCTGACCCTGTCTGGGTTCGGATGGATGGCTCGGCCGGCCAGTTCCGCTCCGGGGCCGCAGGAGGTCATCACAAGAACAGTTCGTCCGGGCGACAATGTCTGGTCCTATGCGGCCTCAATCACCCCGCAAGGGGAGGATGTCGCTAAAAACGTAGATCGTATCATGCAGATCAATAACATGTCCTCTCCCAATCTGCGCGTTGGCGACCGAATTCTGATTCCCGGCGACGATTGATGCAGCGACTTTCGATCCGGGGGAGGAGATTAAAGACGGGGCTTCGATGACTTGTCGCCTGGAT
The window above is part of the Bifidobacterium asteroides DSM 20089 genome. Proteins encoded here:
- a CDS encoding LysM peptidoglycan-binding domain-containing protein; its protein translation is MSSVFSSFTARLRGAVKACPPNQGFLGVIVRRFGVFLAVGALTLSGFGWMARPASSAPGPQEVITRTVRPGDNVWSYAASITPQGEDVAKNVDRIMQINNMSSPNLRVGDRILIPGDD